A region of Cucumis melo cultivar AY chromosome 2, USDA_Cmelo_AY_1.0, whole genome shotgun sequence DNA encodes the following proteins:
- the LOC103487471 gene encoding ycf20-like protein: MLIEAPPTDLGHHPSRVCCSPRSLLRLFLASSASTFVLAVFSGISFGLNIRIVVSYCPASSGPVSARCGFQTSRHVNKIAFALDTGGVSSSGGGDNVDDGDESNLGRTRLGRLVSSGARQLLEKLNSARKNFPTKIFLLLLGFYTANALATILGQTGDWDVLVAGVVVAAIEWIGILMYRKPPPLLTRRLKSFIVMVNYWKAGVCLGLFVDAFKLGS; encoded by the exons atgttgatagag GCGCCGCCCACCGATCTTGGCCATCATCCCTCTCGGGTCTGCTGTTCGCCGCGGTCATTGCTACGCCTCTTCTTGGCGTCCAGTGCCTCCACCTTCGTTCTTGCGGTCTTCTCCGGAATTTCGTTTGG ATTGAATATCAGAATTGTTGTTAGTTACTGTCCAGCAAGTTCGGGACCGGTTTCGGCAAGATGTGG TTTCCAGACAAGTAGACATGTCAACAAAATAGCCTTTGCATTAGATACAGGTGGGGTATCTAGTAGTGGTGGGGGAGACAATGTCGATGATGGTGATGAGTCCAATCTGGGTCGTACTCGATTAGGCAGGCTAGTTAGTTCAGGTGCCAGACAGTTGCTGGAAAAACTGAACTCAGCAAGAAAAAACTTCCCTACAAAGATATTTTTGCTTCTTTTGGGTTTCTACACAGCGAATGCACTTGCTACAATTCTTGGACAGACGGGTGATTGGGATGTTTTGGTTGCTGGTGTGGTGGTTGCTGCTATTGAATGGATTGGTATACTCATGTACAGGAAGCCTCCACCTCTATTAACTAGGAGGTTGAAATCATTTATTGTGATGGTTAACTATTGGAAAGCTGGTGTGTGCTTAGGCCTCTTTGTCGATGCGTTCAAATTAGGGAGTTGA